The following proteins are co-located in the Wenzhouxiangella marina genome:
- a CDS encoding zinc metallopeptidase has protein sequence MIFVLLAIIAGVIFLPQWWVKRVMERYHRPADRYPGTGAELARHLLDRLGLDQVRVERIDELGDHYDPSERVVRLSPANHDGRSLTAVTVAAHEVGHAVQHADGYAPLIWRTRMVEVLTRWQRIGVLMIALMPVAMLALRLPRAGLILLIMGVASLASGIIVHLVTLPTEFDASFRRALPLLTKGDYLKPGDRRHARRILTAAALTYVAASLIGLVNFWWWLRILRPG, from the coding sequence ATGATCTTCGTGCTGCTGGCGATCATCGCGGGTGTGATCTTCCTGCCCCAGTGGTGGGTCAAGCGGGTCATGGAGCGCTATCACCGTCCTGCGGATCGCTATCCCGGTACGGGTGCCGAGCTGGCCCGGCACCTGCTCGATCGCCTGGGCCTGGATCAGGTCCGCGTCGAGCGCATCGACGAGCTCGGGGATCACTACGACCCCTCCGAGCGCGTGGTGCGCCTGAGCCCTGCCAATCACGACGGGCGCTCCCTGACGGCGGTGACGGTGGCCGCGCACGAAGTGGGCCATGCGGTCCAGCATGCCGATGGCTACGCGCCCTTGATCTGGCGGACGCGAATGGTCGAAGTGCTGACGCGCTGGCAGCGGATCGGCGTGCTGATGATTGCCCTGATGCCCGTCGCCATGCTGGCGCTTCGACTGCCTCGGGCGGGTCTGATTCTGCTGATCATGGGCGTGGCGAGCCTGGCCTCGGGCATCATCGTCCACCTGGTGACCCTGCCGACCGAGTTCGACGCCAGCTTTCGGCGCGCGCTGCCCCTGCTGACCAAGGGTGATTACCTGAAGCCGGGCGATCGGCGCCATGCACGCCGTATCCTGACCGCGGCGGCGCTGACCTATGTGGCGGCCTCGTTGATCGGCCTGGTCAATTTCTGGTGGTGGCTGCGGATTCTTCGTCCGGGTTGA
- a CDS encoding penicillin-binding protein activator, with protein sequence MAAFRFQAALALLITLALTACAPSGPSTRDVPISDPAFDAALEIEASGRHEAAAEAWLALADERPMERDALQLRAAEAWLRANRPDQARELLAALNPTALGPEAVLRHRLALAELALLDGDLATAAWQLAQVSGELSEPLERRRSLLDDMIQRAQANPAREALTELESALYGGQFSPDLALALLLDHPLEQLEQLQQLHRHRPELAPWLDLVVTARRHLLDPAQLGPALMEWERLNPSTGYRAEEALAWLDAWRSTQAMPGRILVALPGRPAMQRASAALRNGMLSAWLDLPVARRPQLEFREVEDREGAILGLWFEARESSMDFMLGPLERDQVDSLVALPDAGLPMLLLNHPSDPRALEAMSGAIQAIGLMPEEEAELAAVQALVLGHQRALVLTQSSDWGQRVGDAFERMFELGGGRIMDRAEYSPVQPDHSALLEVFLNLDRSEARADALARLIGQPVESEAQPRTDIDIIFLAARADDARLIRPQLRFFGVGDLPVFGTSHLISGAPRASRDSDLDGVFIPLPPWFLDDTEFGRQRRIAENRFAGLDNPTLSLLHALGADAFELVRWVARMQRDPSLYLAGRTGRLRLPDGRLIERDLPLVEIIDGRAEPVR encoded by the coding sequence ATGGCTGCTTTCCGATTCCAGGCCGCGCTGGCCCTGCTCATCACCCTCGCACTGACGGCTTGCGCCCCCTCCGGCCCGAGCACGCGCGATGTACCGATCAGCGATCCCGCCTTCGACGCGGCGCTGGAGATCGAGGCTTCCGGCCGCCACGAGGCCGCCGCCGAGGCCTGGCTGGCGCTCGCCGACGAGCGACCGATGGAGAGAGATGCGCTGCAGCTACGGGCCGCCGAAGCCTGGCTGCGCGCCAATCGTCCCGACCAGGCCCGCGAGCTCCTTGCCGCCCTGAACCCGACGGCGCTGGGGCCCGAGGCCGTCCTCCGTCATCGTCTTGCGCTGGCCGAGCTGGCCCTGCTGGACGGCGACCTGGCCACGGCGGCCTGGCAGCTCGCTCAGGTGAGCGGTGAACTGTCCGAGCCGCTGGAGCGACGCCGCAGCCTGCTGGACGACATGATCCAACGCGCGCAGGCAAACCCCGCTCGGGAAGCCCTGACCGAGCTGGAATCCGCGCTGTACGGCGGTCAATTCAGCCCGGATCTGGCCCTGGCTCTGCTCCTCGACCATCCGCTCGAGCAGCTCGAACAACTGCAGCAGCTCCACCGTCACCGCCCCGAACTGGCGCCCTGGCTGGATCTGGTCGTCACCGCCCGTCGTCACCTCCTCGACCCGGCGCAGCTGGGGCCGGCGCTGATGGAATGGGAGCGACTCAACCCATCCACCGGCTACCGCGCCGAAGAGGCGCTTGCCTGGCTGGACGCCTGGCGTTCGACGCAGGCCATGCCGGGACGCATTCTCGTCGCCCTGCCCGGCCGACCCGCCATGCAGCGCGCCAGCGCGGCGCTGCGCAACGGCATGCTCTCGGCCTGGCTCGATCTGCCCGTGGCCCGGCGACCCCAGCTCGAGTTCCGCGAGGTCGAAGACCGCGAGGGCGCGATTCTGGGCCTGTGGTTCGAGGCGCGGGAATCGTCGATGGACTTCATGCTCGGCCCCCTCGAGCGAGATCAGGTCGACAGCCTGGTTGCCCTGCCCGATGCGGGACTACCGATGCTGCTCCTCAACCACCCAAGTGATCCGCGGGCCCTCGAGGCCATGAGCGGCGCCATCCAGGCCATCGGCCTGATGCCGGAGGAAGAAGCCGAACTCGCCGCCGTTCAGGCCCTGGTCCTCGGTCACCAGCGCGCGCTCGTCCTGACGCAGTCGAGTGATTGGGGGCAGCGTGTCGGCGATGCCTTCGAGCGGATGTTCGAGCTGGGCGGCGGCCGGATCATGGATCGGGCCGAGTACTCCCCCGTGCAGCCCGATCACAGCGCCCTGCTGGAAGTCTTCCTCAATCTCGACCGCTCGGAAGCGCGAGCCGACGCTCTGGCTCGACTGATCGGTCAGCCGGTGGAGAGCGAAGCCCAGCCACGCACCGACATCGACATCATCTTTCTGGCGGCCCGAGCGGACGATGCCCGGCTGATCCGCCCCCAGCTGCGCTTCTTCGGCGTCGGCGATCTGCCGGTCTTCGGTACCTCGCACCTCATCTCCGGCGCGCCACGCGCTTCGCGCGACAGTGATCTGGACGGTGTCTTCATTCCCCTGCCGCCCTGGTTCCTGGACGACACGGAGTTCGGGCGCCAGCGACGAATCGCCGAGAATCGCTTTGCCGGCCTGGACAACCCGACCCTGTCCCTGCTGCACGCCCTGGGCGCCGATGCCTTCGAGCTGGTGCGCTGGGTCGCCCGCATGCAGCGGGATCCGAGCCTGTACCTGGCCGGACGCACGGGCCGCCTGCGACTGCCCGACGGGCGCCTGATCGAACGCGATCTGCCGCTGGTCGAGATCATCGACGGCCGCGCCGAACCGGTCCGATGA
- a CDS encoding BON domain-containing protein gives MTKTLLRTALILLTLQLLVGCAAVVVGGAAATGLAVQDRRSFGTVVDDNVLEIRVGDALYGDEAFDTSSRIRIVAYDGWVLLAGEVLDQRRVERATELVRQVDGVVRLFNELTPQAKASLGRRNSDRWISTRVKTSLAAIDLPDFNATRVKVMTTRGVVYLMGLVSREEAEAATEQARVVRGVERVVTMFQYLEELPETEVLD, from the coding sequence ATGACCAAGACCTTGCTTCGAACCGCACTGATCCTTCTCACGCTCCAGCTGCTGGTCGGCTGTGCCGCGGTCGTGGTCGGGGGCGCGGCCGCCACGGGCCTGGCCGTGCAGGACCGGCGCAGCTTCGGCACCGTCGTCGATGACAACGTGCTCGAGATCCGGGTCGGCGACGCACTCTATGGCGATGAGGCCTTCGACACCTCCAGCCGGATCCGGATCGTGGCCTACGACGGCTGGGTGCTGCTGGCCGGCGAAGTGCTCGATCAGCGCCGGGTGGAACGGGCCACCGAGCTGGTTCGTCAGGTCGATGGCGTGGTGCGCCTGTTCAACGAACTCACCCCCCAGGCCAAGGCCAGCCTCGGGCGGCGCAACTCCGATCGCTGGATCTCGACGCGGGTCAAGACCAGCCTGGCCGCCATCGACCTGCCGGACTTCAACGCCACCCGCGTCAAGGTCATGACCACCCGCGGCGTCGTCTACCTGATGGGCCTGGTCAGCAGAGAAGAGGCCGAGGCGGCGACGGAACAGGCTCGCGTCGTGCGCGGCGTGGAGCGCGTGGTCACGATGTTCCAGTACCTCGAGGAGCTGCCGGAAACCGAGGTTCTGGATTGA
- the rsmI gene encoding 16S rRNA (cytidine(1402)-2'-O)-methyltransferase: MTTLDSDAACQAEAGTLYVLATPIGHLADLSPRAAALLSQVDLIAAEDTRVTRRLLEGRSARARLLSVNEHNESGRVEEILSALADGQSVALVSDAGTPLISDPGYRLVAAAQARGLRVSPVPGPCAAIAALSAAGLPTDRFWFEGFLPAKAQARRNRLSELTGQTATLVFYVPARDLPRVLADCCEVFGEDRPACLARELTKRHETIRHAPMGDLAEFVTADANQQRGEAVLVVAGAEVASPLVRVEALAAELAAALPPSRAAAILARLSGLKRREAWDRIEALSPSSGEEADR; the protein is encoded by the coding sequence ATGACGACACTCGATTCCGACGCTGCCTGTCAGGCCGAGGCCGGCACCCTCTACGTTCTGGCGACGCCGATCGGCCATCTGGCCGATCTGTCGCCTCGCGCCGCCGCCCTGCTGTCCCAGGTCGATCTGATCGCGGCCGAGGATACGCGCGTGACGCGCCGCCTGCTCGAGGGGCGCTCGGCGCGCGCTCGCCTGCTCAGCGTCAATGAACACAACGAGAGCGGGCGCGTGGAGGAGATTCTCTCCGCGCTGGCCGATGGACAGAGCGTGGCCCTGGTCAGTGATGCGGGCACGCCCCTGATTTCGGACCCTGGCTATCGTCTCGTCGCCGCGGCGCAGGCCAGAGGATTGCGGGTGTCACCCGTGCCCGGGCCCTGCGCGGCCATTGCGGCCCTGTCCGCCGCCGGCCTGCCCACGGACCGCTTCTGGTTCGAGGGCTTCCTGCCGGCCAAGGCGCAGGCCAGGCGCAATCGTCTGTCCGAGTTGACCGGCCAGACGGCGACCCTGGTGTTCTATGTGCCCGCGCGGGATCTGCCTCGGGTCCTGGCGGATTGCTGTGAAGTCTTCGGTGAGGATCGACCGGCCTGTCTGGCGCGGGAGCTGACGAAACGACACGAAACCATTCGCCATGCGCCGATGGGAGACCTGGCGGAGTTCGTGACTGCCGATGCCAATCAACAGCGGGGCGAGGCCGTGCTCGTGGTGGCCGGAGCGGAAGTCGCGTCCCCGTTGGTTCGCGTCGAGGCCCTGGCGGCCGAGCTGGCGGCGGCGCTGCCGCCGTCGCGAGCGGCGGCCATCCTGGCGCGACTGAGCGGGCTCAAGCGGCGCGAAGCCTGGGACCGCATCGAGGCCCTGAGCCCGAGTTCCGGGGAGGAGGCGGATCGATGA
- a CDS encoding riboflavin synthase, which translates to MFTGIIQAVGTVTSFSARGDGARLAIRCPELEPARWSEGDSVAVAGCCLTALELTTEGFEADLSGETLRCTSLGRLAEGAPVNLEPALAMGDRLGGHWVTGHVDGLARLAAITPLGDNRRLEFQVPAELARFVAAKGSVTLDGVSLTVNRVRGDRFEVNLIPHTLEVTTLGRLRENDEVNLEVDLLARYMDRLLEQRQT; encoded by the coding sequence ATGTTTACCGGAATCATTCAGGCCGTTGGCACGGTCACATCCTTCAGCGCTCGGGGCGACGGGGCCCGATTGGCCATCCGATGTCCTGAGCTGGAACCCGCTCGGTGGAGCGAGGGCGACAGCGTGGCGGTGGCCGGTTGTTGCCTGACCGCACTCGAATTGACGACCGAGGGCTTCGAGGCGGACCTGTCGGGTGAGACCCTGCGCTGCACCAGCCTCGGACGCCTCGCCGAAGGCGCTCCCGTCAACCTCGAGCCGGCGCTCGCCATGGGCGACCGCCTGGGCGGTCATTGGGTGACCGGACACGTCGACGGCCTGGCCCGTCTGGCCGCGATCACGCCTTTGGGCGACAATCGTCGGCTTGAATTCCAGGTGCCCGCCGAGCTGGCCCGCTTCGTGGCGGCCAAGGGCTCGGTCACCCTGGACGGCGTGAGCCTCACCGTCAACCGGGTGCGGGGGGATCGATTCGAAGTCAATCTGATTCCCCACACCCTCGAAGTCACGACCCTGGGTCGCCTGCGAGAGAATGACGAAGTGAACCTGGAAGTGGACCTGCTGGCGCGCTACATGGACCGGTTGCTGGAGCAACGACAGACCTGA
- the ribH gene encoding 6,7-dimethyl-8-ribityllumazine synthase → MTEQVTNSTETAGARIALVTASFNEPVTGLLLEGCRATLLEKGLRQSDLEEYRVPGAWELPLACQKLVNTGRYAAVIALGAVIRGETAHFDFISAECARGLQQVSLDSGVPVAFGVLTTENGEQAMDRADPARKNKGREVALAALAMVALNEEIADVS, encoded by the coding sequence ATGACTGAACAGGTCACGAATTCGACCGAAACCGCCGGCGCCCGCATCGCGCTGGTGACCGCCAGCTTCAATGAGCCGGTGACGGGATTGCTCCTCGAGGGCTGTCGCGCCACCCTGCTCGAGAAGGGTCTGCGCCAGAGCGATCTGGAAGAGTACCGCGTGCCCGGCGCCTGGGAGCTGCCGTTGGCCTGCCAGAAGCTGGTGAACACGGGTCGCTACGCTGCCGTCATCGCTCTCGGGGCGGTGATTCGCGGTGAAACCGCGCACTTCGACTTCATCAGCGCCGAATGCGCCCGCGGTCTGCAGCAGGTCAGCCTGGACAGTGGCGTGCCGGTCGCCTTCGGCGTCCTGACCACCGAGAACGGCGAACAGGCGATGGACCGGGCCGACCCCGCGCGCAAGAACAAGGGCCGCGAAGTGGCGCTGGCGGCGCTGGCCATGGTGGCCTTGAACGAGGAGATTGCCGATGTCTCGTAA
- the nusB gene encoding transcription antitermination factor NusB: protein MSRKRSGKRPENPFEPRSRARRRALQALYQWQLNDDSASSIIHQFSEEQNFDGVDQDYFETLVREVVARRDALDEALSPYLKRSEAGVDQMERVVLRIGACELLHHPETPYRVVIDEAVELAHRFGAEQAHTFVNGVLDKLASEVRTLERQVEEGGGRV from the coding sequence ATGTCTCGTAAGCGCTCCGGCAAGCGTCCGGAAAACCCCTTCGAGCCGCGTTCGCGCGCTCGCCGTCGCGCCCTGCAGGCCTTGTATCAATGGCAGCTCAATGACGACTCGGCCTCGTCGATCATCCATCAGTTCAGCGAGGAGCAGAACTTCGACGGCGTCGATCAGGACTACTTCGAAACCCTGGTGCGCGAGGTCGTCGCGCGCCGCGATGCCCTCGATGAAGCCCTGAGCCCCTATCTGAAACGCAGCGAGGCCGGTGTCGACCAGATGGAGCGGGTGGTGCTGCGCATCGGCGCCTGCGAGCTGCTGCATCATCCCGAGACCCCCTACCGCGTCGTCATCGACGAGGCCGTCGAGCTGGCCCATCGCTTCGGCGCCGAGCAGGCCCACACCTTCGTCAACGGCGTGCTCGACAAGCTGGCCTCCGAGGTCCGAACCCTGGAGCGTCAGGTCGAAGAGGGCGGTGGGCGAGTTTGA
- the ribB gene encoding 3,4-dihydroxy-2-butanone-4-phosphate synthase — protein sequence MKFDSIPDILADIRAGKMVVMLDDEDRENEGDLIMAASLTRPEDVNFMARYGRGLICLSLTRERCSQLGLQLMVRDTDRHHQTNFTVSIEAAEGVTTGISAYDRAHTIRTAVAPDARPQDLNQPGHVFPLMAQPGGVLARAGHTEASMDLALLAGLEPAGVLVEILNEDGTMARRPELEAFAAEHGLRMGTVADLIRYRLGTEQNVECVHSQEVGTSHGPFQLKVFRDRINRKLHWALVRGEIHADESFPVRVHVPELLGDVLGLTDPGFGMPLDAALADIDRRGKGLALVLGYDEDDESRLAGLLRSGRSSGADSARDPAAEALRSYGIAAQIIAELGIRRMQVFGAPKRLHALDGFGLEITDYVVPEGEDDPQ from the coding sequence ATGAAATTCGATTCCATTCCCGACATCCTGGCCGACATCCGGGCCGGGAAAATGGTCGTGATGCTCGACGACGAGGATCGCGAGAACGAGGGTGACCTGATCATGGCAGCCAGCCTGACGCGGCCCGAGGACGTCAACTTCATGGCGCGCTACGGGCGCGGCCTGATCTGTCTGTCGCTGACCCGAGAGCGCTGCAGTCAGCTGGGCCTTCAGCTGATGGTGCGGGATACGGATCGCCACCACCAGACCAATTTCACCGTCTCCATCGAGGCCGCCGAAGGGGTCACCACCGGCATCTCGGCCTACGATCGCGCCCACACGATTCGTACCGCCGTCGCCCCCGATGCACGGCCCCAGGACCTCAATCAGCCCGGTCATGTCTTCCCCCTGATGGCGCAGCCGGGCGGGGTGCTGGCACGTGCAGGTCACACGGAGGCCAGCATGGACCTGGCCCTGCTGGCGGGCCTGGAGCCTGCCGGGGTGCTGGTCGAGATTCTCAACGAGGACGGCACGATGGCGCGCCGTCCGGAACTCGAGGCCTTCGCCGCCGAGCATGGTTTGCGCATGGGCACGGTCGCCGATCTGATCCGCTACCGTCTGGGCACCGAGCAGAACGTCGAATGCGTCCACAGCCAGGAGGTCGGCACCTCGCACGGACCGTTCCAGCTGAAGGTGTTCCGGGACCGCATCAATCGCAAGCTGCACTGGGCTCTGGTACGCGGCGAGATTCACGCCGACGAGAGCTTTCCGGTCCGGGTTCACGTGCCCGAGCTGCTCGGCGACGTGCTGGGCCTGACCGATCCCGGCTTCGGCATGCCCCTCGACGCGGCCCTGGCCGACATCGACCGGCGCGGAAAGGGCCTGGCCCTGGTGCTCGGCTATGATGAGGACGACGAGTCGCGTCTGGCCGGTCTGCTGCGATCCGGTCGTTCGAGCGGTGCCGACAGTGCTCGGGATCCCGCCGCCGAGGCCCTGCGCAGCTACGGCATCGCGGCGCAGATCATCGCCGAACTGGGCATTCGCCGCATGCAGGTCTTCGGCGCGCCGAAGCGACTCCATGCCCTCGATGGCTTCGGCCTGGAAATCACCGACTACGTGGTGCCGGAAGGAGAGGACGATCCACAATGA
- the thiL gene encoding thiamine-phosphate kinase, with protein MGEFDLIERIRARTPTDASVLVGIGDDAAVLQPDPGQALVASTDSLVPDRHFLTEWSAEDIGHLALAVNLSDLAAMGARPRWSLLALTLPEADARWLDAFLDGFLGLASAHGMRLVGGNLARGPLNICVQVLGEVEPDRVARRGRSRPGDLLAVTGTLGDAAAALALAEQAPPKLRDRLRRPTPRVAAGRVLSAWVSAMMDLSDGLLADADKLLAGTGFGAEIHAERLPASPALQACWPEAEARQLLQARGGSDYELLFSLPESTLAAAEAALDVPLSVIGRVIERPGLRLLDAHGRELETSHEGWDHFGR; from the coding sequence GTGGGCGAGTTTGATCTGATCGAGCGGATTCGCGCTCGAACTCCGACCGATGCTTCGGTGCTGGTCGGCATCGGCGACGATGCCGCCGTACTGCAGCCCGACCCAGGTCAGGCCCTGGTCGCCAGCACCGACAGCCTGGTGCCCGACCGGCATTTTCTTACCGAATGGTCGGCCGAAGACATCGGCCACCTGGCCCTGGCGGTCAACCTCAGCGATCTGGCCGCGATGGGCGCGCGTCCGCGCTGGTCCTTGCTGGCGCTGACCCTGCCCGAGGCCGATGCGCGCTGGCTGGACGCGTTCCTGGATGGCTTTCTCGGTCTGGCCTCAGCACACGGCATGCGCCTGGTCGGCGGCAATCTCGCGCGCGGCCCCTTGAACATCTGCGTGCAGGTGCTGGGTGAGGTGGAACCGGATCGGGTCGCACGGCGAGGACGAAGCCGCCCTGGCGATCTGCTGGCCGTGACCGGGACCCTGGGCGATGCGGCGGCCGCATTGGCGCTGGCCGAGCAAGCGCCGCCCAAACTGCGTGATCGCCTTCGTCGGCCGACGCCTCGGGTCGCGGCCGGGCGGGTGCTGTCGGCCTGGGTCAGCGCAATGATGGACCTGTCCGATGGCCTGCTGGCCGATGCGGACAAGCTGCTGGCCGGCACCGGATTCGGGGCCGAGATTCACGCCGAGCGATTGCCGGCCAGTCCAGCGCTGCAGGCTTGCTGGCCGGAGGCCGAGGCGCGCCAGCTGCTGCAGGCGCGCGGCGGCAGCGACTACGAACTACTGTTTAGCCTGCCCGAATCGACGCTTGCCGCCGCGGAAGCGGCCCTCGATGTGCCCCTGAGCGTGATCGGACGGGTGATCGAGCGGCCGGGCCTGCGCTTGCTGGATGCCCATGGACGAGAGCTGGAGACGAGTCATGAAGGATGGGATCACTTCGGCCGCTGA
- a CDS encoding phosphatidylglycerophosphatase A family protein: MKDGITSAAERSHQVALATPSGFLAFGLGSGLSPIAPGTAGTLAAMLPALFLVQLPVWVGLLIVALSFVLGIWICERAGQALGVHDFGGIVWDEFVGFWLVLVLVPADWRWWLAAFLAFRLFDILKPWPIRWLDRQVHGGLGVMVDDLLAGIYALLLLWLLARLV; encoded by the coding sequence ATGAAGGATGGGATCACTTCGGCCGCTGAGCGGTCGCATCAGGTGGCGCTCGCCACGCCGTCGGGCTTTCTGGCCTTCGGCCTGGGCAGTGGGCTGAGCCCGATTGCACCGGGCACGGCGGGCACGCTGGCTGCCATGCTGCCGGCCTTGTTTCTGGTCCAGCTGCCGGTCTGGGTCGGCCTGCTGATCGTGGCCCTGAGCTTCGTGCTCGGTATCTGGATCTGCGAGCGTGCGGGGCAGGCCCTGGGCGTGCACGATTTCGGCGGCATCGTCTGGGATGAATTCGTGGGCTTCTGGCTGGTCCTGGTGCTGGTGCCGGCGGACTGGCGCTGGTGGTTGGCGGCCTTTCTGGCCTTTCGCCTGTTCGATATCCTGAAACCCTGGCCCATTCGCTGGCTGGACCGCCAGGTCCACGGTGGCCTGGGGGTGATGGTCGACGATCTGCTGGCCGGGATCTACGCCTTGCTGCTGCTCTGGCTGCTGGCCCGGCTGGTCTGA
- a CDS encoding YraN family protein — protein sequence MSTLRARLGEAGEREAETYLIGQGLKLVDRNYRCRAGEIDLVMLGRGEDEVEVLVFVEVRLRGAGAQVSALESVDEHKQRRLILAARHFLMEHPDWNEHPCRFDVIALDTASDRLRWVPDAFET from the coding sequence ATGAGCACCCTGCGTGCCCGGCTGGGCGAAGCCGGCGAGCGCGAGGCAGAGACCTACCTGATCGGCCAGGGCCTGAAACTCGTCGATCGGAACTATCGCTGCCGGGCCGGCGAGATCGATCTGGTCATGCTGGGACGGGGCGAAGACGAGGTCGAAGTCCTGGTCTTCGTCGAGGTTCGCCTGCGCGGCGCTGGCGCACAGGTCAGCGCGCTCGAGAGTGTCGACGAGCACAAGCAACGGCGCCTGATCCTGGCCGCGCGCCACTTTCTGATGGAACATCCGGACTGGAACGAACATCCCTGCCGTTTCGATGTCATTGCATTGGACACGGCCAGTGATCGCCTCCGCTGGGTGCCCGACGCATTCGAGACCTGA
- a CDS encoding globin: MSFNTEAIQGSYGRCLRERGFITRFYELLLERDPRIPDMFKATNWSAQNKALRRGISIALTFAGGSNIVQNSMDQMAEVHSRKGRAPVDPVLYKHWRESLLQAVREFDPRINDALMADWDKALRATTDYFTEHY; encoded by the coding sequence ATGTCATTCAATACCGAAGCGATTCAGGGAAGTTACGGGCGCTGCCTGCGCGAGCGCGGATTCATCACTCGCTTCTACGAGCTGTTGCTCGAGCGCGATCCCCGCATCCCCGACATGTTCAAGGCGACGAACTGGTCCGCCCAGAACAAGGCGCTGCGGCGCGGAATCAGTATCGCCCTGACTTTTGCGGGCGGCTCCAATATCGTGCAGAACTCCATGGACCAGATGGCCGAAGTGCATAGCCGCAAGGGTCGTGCACCGGTGGACCCGGTCCTGTACAAGCACTGGCGGGAAAGCCTGCTGCAAGCGGTCCGCGAATTCGATCCCAGGATCAACGATGCCCTGATGGCGGATTGGGACAAGGCGCTGAGGGCCACGACCGATTACTTCACCGAACACTACTGA